The following coding sequences lie in one Actinomycetes bacterium genomic window:
- the tuf gene encoding elongation factor Tu: protein MAKAKFERTKPHVNIGTIGHIDHGKTTLTAAITKVLHDKYPEMNPFTPFEDIDKAPEERQRGITISIAHVEYETETRHYAHVDCPGHADYIKNMITGAAQMDGAILVVAATDGPMPQTKEHVLLARQVGVPSIVVALNKCDMVDDEEILELVELEVRELLSSYEFPGDDIPVVKVAAFPALQGDEKWGESILELMGQVDEYIPTPERDIDKPFLMPVEDVFTITGRGTVVTGRIERGVVKVNEEVEIVGIRPDKQTTTVTGVEMFRKLLDEGQAGENVGLLLRGTKREDVERGQVVVKPGTTTPHTDFEAQVYILAKDEGGRHTPFFDSYRPQFYFRTTDVTGVVTLPDGKDMVMPGDDTAMSVELIQPVAMDEGLRFAIREGGRHTPFFNNYRPQFYFRTTDVTGSCVLPDGVEMVMPGDNTQMTVELIQPIAM, encoded by the coding sequence GTGGCGAAGGCGAAGTTTGAACGGACAAAGCCCCACGTCAACATCGGCACCATCGGTCACATCGACCACGGGAAGACGACGCTGACGGCGGCAATCACCAAGGTGCTGCACGACAAGTACCCGGAAATGAACCCTTTCACTCCGTTCGAGGACATCGACAAGGCTCCCGAAGAGCGGCAGCGCGGTATCACCATCTCGATTGCTCACGTTGAGTACGAGACCGAGACCCGCCACTACGCTCACGTGGACTGCCCCGGTCACGCGGACTACATCAAGAACATGATCACCGGTGCCGCTCAGATGGACGGCGCGATCCTGGTTGTGGCGGCCACTGACGGCCCGATGCCGCAGACCAAGGAGCACGTCCTGCTTGCTCGCCAGGTGGGTGTGCCCTCGATCGTAGTGGCGCTGAACAAGTGCGACATGGTCGACGACGAGGAAATCCTCGAGCTGGTCGAGCTAGAGGTGCGTGAGCTGCTGAGCAGCTACGAGTTCCCCGGCGACGATATCCCGGTCGTGAAGGTTGCTGCTTTCCCCGCTCTGCAGGGTGACGAGAAGTGGGGCGAGTCGATTCTCGAGTTGATGGGTCAGGTTGACGAGTACATCCCGACGCCGGAGCGCGACATCGACAAGCCGTTCCTGATGCCGGTGGAGGACGTCTTCACCATTACCGGTCGCGGCACTGTCGTCACCGGCCGCATCGAGCGCGGTGTGGTCAAGGTGAACGAAGAGGTCGAGATCGTGGGCATCCGTCCCGACAAGCAGACCACTACTGTCACCGGTGTGGAGATGTTCCGCAAGCTGCTCGACGAGGGCCAGGCTGGCGAGAACGTCGGACTCTTGCTGCGCGGCACCAAGCGTGAGGACGTCGAGCGTGGCCAGGTTGTGGTCAAGCCCGGCACCACCACCCCGCATACTGACTTTGAGGCCCAGGTCTACATCCTGGCCAAGGACGAGGGCGGTCGTCATACACCGTTCTTCGACTCCTACCGGCCGCAGTTCTACTTCCGCACCACGGACGTGACCGGCGTCGTGACCCTGCCTGACGGCAAGGACATGGTTATGCCCGGTGACGACACCGCGATGAGCGTAGAGCTGATCCAGCCGGTCGCCATGGACGAGGGTCTGCGGTTTGCCATCCGTGAGGGTGGCCGTCACACGCCGTTCTTCAACAACTACCGCCCGCAGTTCTACTTCCGCACCACGGACGTGACGGGCTCCTGCGTGCTGCCGGACGGCGTGGAGATGGTCATGCCGGGCGACAACACCCAGATGACGGTCGAGCTGATCCAGCCGATCGCCATGG